One Homo sapiens chromosome 3, GRCh38.p14 Primary Assembly genomic window carries:
- the TRAK1 gene encoding trafficking kinesin-binding protein 1 isoform 9 (isoform 9 is encoded by transcript variant 9), translated as MQKFIEADYYELDWYYEECSDVLCAERVGQMTKTYNDIDAVTRLLEEKERDLELAARIGQSLLKKNKTLTERNELLEEQVEHIREEVSQLRHELSMKDELLQFYTSAAEESEPESVCSTPLKRNESSSSVQNYFHLDSLQKKLKDLEEENVVLRSEASQLKTETITYEEKEQQLVNDCVKELRDANVQIASISEELAKKTEDAARQQEEITHLLSQIVDLQKKAKACAVENEELVQHLGAAKDAQRQLTAELRELEDKYAECMEMLHEAQEELKNLRNKTMPNTTSRRYHSLGLFPMDSLAAEIEGTMRKELQLEEAESPDITHQKRVFETVRNINQVVKQRSLTPSPMNIPGSNQSSAMNSLLSSCVSTPRSSFYGSDIGNVVLDNKTNSIILETEAADLGNDERSKKPGTPGTPGSHDLETALRRLSLRRENYLSERRFFEEEQERKLQELAEKGELRSGSLTPTESIMSLGTHSRFSEFTGFSGMSFSSRSYLPEKLQIVKPLEGSATLHHWQQLAQPHLGGILDPRPGVVTKGFRTLDVDLDEVYCLNDFEEDDTAHHPGKCMSQTNSTFTFTTCRILHPSDELTRVTPSLNSAPTPACGSTSHLKSTPVATPCTPRRLSLAESFTNTRESTTTMSTSLGLVWLLKERGISAAVYDPQSWDRAGRGSLLHSYTPKMAVIPSTPPNSPMQTPTSSPPSFEFKCTSPPYDNFLASKPASSILREVREKNVRSSESQTDVSVSNLNLVDKVRRFGVAKVVNSGRAHVPTLTEEQGPLLCGPPGPAPALVPRGLVPEGLPLRCPTVTSAIGGLQLNSGIRRNRSFPTMVGSSMQMKAPVTLTSGILMGAKLSKQTSLR; from the exons AAAGAGCGGGATTTAGAATTGGCCGCTCGCATCGGCCAGTCGTTGTTGAAGAAGAACAAGACCCTAACCGAGAGGAACGAGCTGCTGGAGGAGCAGGTGGAACACATCAGGGAGGAG GTGTCTCAGCTCCGGCATGAGCTGTCCATGAAGGATGAGCTGCTTCAGTTCTACACCAGCGCTGCGGAGGAGAGTGAGCCCGAGTCCGTTTGCTCAACCCC GTTGAAGAGGAATGAGTCGTCCTCCTCAGTCCAGAATTACTTTCATTTGGATTCTCTTCAAAAGAAGCTGAAAGACCTTGAAGAGGAGAATGTTGTACTTCGATCCGAG GCCAGCCAGCTGAAGACAGAGACCATCACCTATGAGGAGAAGGAGCAGCAGCTGGTCAATGACTGCGTGAAGGAGCTGA GGGATGCCAATGTCCAGATTGCTAGTATCTCAGAGGAACTGGCCAAGAAGACGGAAGATGCTGCCCGCCAGCAAGAGGAGATCACACACCTGCTATCGCAAATAGTTGATTTGCAGAAAAAGGCAAAAGCT TGCGCAGTGGAAAATGAAGAACTTGTCCAGCATCTGGGGGCTGCTAAGGATGCCCAGCGGCAGCTCACAGCCGAG CTGCGTGAGCTGGAGGACAAGTACGCAGAGTGCATGGAGATGCTGCATGAGGCGCAGGAGGAGCTGAAGAACCTCCGGAACAAAACCATGCCCAATACCACGTCTCGGCGCTACCACTCACTGGGCCTGTTTCCCATG GATTCCTTGGCAGCAGAGATTGAGGGAACGATGCGCAAGGAGCTGCAGTTGGAAGAGGCCGAGTCTCCAGACATCAC TCACCAGAAGCGTGTCTTTGAGACAGTAAGAAACATCAACCAGGTTGTCAAGCAGAGATCTCTGACCCCTTCTCCCATGAACATCCCCGGCTCCAACCAGTCCTCGGCCATGAACTCCCTCCTGTCCAGCTGCGTCAGCACCCCCCGGTCCAGCTTCTACGGCAGCGACATAGGCAACGTCGTCCTCGACAACAAGACCAACAGCATCATTCTGGAAACAGAGGCAGCCGACCTGGG AAACGATGAGCGGAGTAAGAAGCCGGGGACGCCGGGCACCCCAGGCTCCCACGACCTGGAGACGGCGCTGAGGCGGCTGTCCCTGCGCCGGGAGAACTACCTCTCGGAGAGGAGGTTCTTTGAGGAGGAGCAAGAGAGGAAGCTCCAGGAGCTGGCGGAGAAGGGCGAGCTGCGCAGCGGCTCCCTCACACCCACTGAGAGCATCATGTCCCTGGGCACGCACTCCCGCTTCTCCGAGTTCACCGGCTTCTCTGGCATGTCCTTCAGCAGCCGCTCCTACCTGCCTGAGAAGCTCCAGATCGTGAAGCCGCTGGAAG GTTCCGCCACACTTCACCACTGGCAGCAGTTGGCCCAACCTCACCTTGGGGGCATCCTGGACCCCCGGCCCGGTGTGGTCACCAAGGGCTTCCGGACGCTGGATGTTGACCTGGACGAAGTGTACTGCCTTAACGACTTTGAAGAAGATGACACAG CGCACCATCCTGGGAAGTGCATGTCTCAGACCAACTCCACCTTCACCTTCACCACCTGTCGCATCCTGCATCCTTCAGATGAGCTCACTCGGGTCACACCAAG CCTTAACTCAGCCCCAACTCCAGCTTGTGGCAGCACCAGCCACTTGAAATCCACGCCGGTGGCCACACCATGCACTCCACGGAGACTGAGCCTGGCTGAGTCCTTCACTAACACCCGTGAGTCCACGACCACCATGAGCACATCCCTGGGGCTCGTGTGGCTGTTGAAGGAGCGGGGCATTTCTGCTGCCGTGTACGACCCCCAGAGCTGGGACAGGGCCGGCCGGGGCTCCCTCCTGCACTCCTACACGCCCAAGATGGCTGTGATCCCCTCTACTCCGCCGAACTCGCCTATGCAGACACCCAcatcctccccaccctccttTGAGTTCAAGTGCACGAGCCCTCCCTACGACAATTTCCTGGCTTCCAAGCCAGCCAGCTCCATCCTGAGGGAAGTGAGAGAAAAGAACGTCCGCAGCAGCGAGAGCCAGACCGACGTGTCCGTCTCCAACCTCAACCTCGTGGACAAAGTCAGGAGGTTTGGGGTGGCCAAAGTGGTGAACTCAGGGCGAGCCCATGTCCCCACCTTGACTGAGGAGCAGGGACCCCTCCTCTGTGGGCCCCCGGGGCCAGCACCAGCCCTTGTTCCCAGAGGCCTGGTACCTGAGGGCCTGCCCCTCAGATGCCCCACTGTCACCAGTGCCATCGGTGGGCTGCAGCTCAATAGTGGCATCCGGCGGAATCGCAGCTTCCCCACCATGGTGGGATCTAGCATGCAGATGAAAGCTCCTGTGACTCTCACCTCGGGCATCTTGATGGGTGCTAAGCTCTCCAAACAAACTAGCTTACGGTGA
- the TRAK1 gene encoding trafficking kinesin-binding protein 1 isoform 4 (isoform 4 is encoded by transcript variant 4) codes for MQKFIEADYYELDWYYEECSDVLCAERVGQMTKTYNDIDAVTRLLEEKERDLELAARIGQSLLKKNKTLTERNELLEEQVEHIREEVSQLRHELSMKDELLQFYTSAAEESEPESVCSTPLKRNESSSSVQNYFHLDSLQKKLKDLEEENVVLRSEASQLKTETITYEEKEQQLVNDCVKELRDANVQIASISEELAKKTEDAARQQEEITHLLSQIVDLQKKAKACAVENEELVQHLGAAKDAQRQLTAELRELEDKYAECMEMLHEAQEELKNLRNKTMPNTTSRRYHSLGLFPMDSLAAEIEGTMRKELQLEEAESPDITHQKRVFETVRNINQVVKQRSLTPSPMNIPGSNQSSAMNSLLSSCVSTPRSSFYGSDIGNVVLDNKTNSIILETEAADLGNDERSKKPGTPGTPGSHDLETALRRLSLRRENYLSERRFFEEEQERKLQELAEKGELRSGSLTPTESIMSLGTHSRFSEFTGFSGMSFSSRSYLPEKLQIVKPLEGSATLHHWQQLAQPHLGGILDPRPGVVTKGFRTLDVDLDEVYCLNDFEEDDTGDHISLPRLATSTPVQHPETSGERSQARVTVSGSRSYPSRPQASPEEMQEPPAATEEEEEEEEEEGSGEGTTISPVNLAPFPEAEFWAILTSVPGTIRSGSLSVASARLCG; via the exons AAAGAGCGGGATTTAGAATTGGCCGCTCGCATCGGCCAGTCGTTGTTGAAGAAGAACAAGACCCTAACCGAGAGGAACGAGCTGCTGGAGGAGCAGGTGGAACACATCAGGGAGGAG GTGTCTCAGCTCCGGCATGAGCTGTCCATGAAGGATGAGCTGCTTCAGTTCTACACCAGCGCTGCGGAGGAGAGTGAGCCCGAGTCCGTTTGCTCAACCCC GTTGAAGAGGAATGAGTCGTCCTCCTCAGTCCAGAATTACTTTCATTTGGATTCTCTTCAAAAGAAGCTGAAAGACCTTGAAGAGGAGAATGTTGTACTTCGATCCGAG GCCAGCCAGCTGAAGACAGAGACCATCACCTATGAGGAGAAGGAGCAGCAGCTGGTCAATGACTGCGTGAAGGAGCTGA GGGATGCCAATGTCCAGATTGCTAGTATCTCAGAGGAACTGGCCAAGAAGACGGAAGATGCTGCCCGCCAGCAAGAGGAGATCACACACCTGCTATCGCAAATAGTTGATTTGCAGAAAAAGGCAAAAGCT TGCGCAGTGGAAAATGAAGAACTTGTCCAGCATCTGGGGGCTGCTAAGGATGCCCAGCGGCAGCTCACAGCCGAG CTGCGTGAGCTGGAGGACAAGTACGCAGAGTGCATGGAGATGCTGCATGAGGCGCAGGAGGAGCTGAAGAACCTCCGGAACAAAACCATGCCCAATACCACGTCTCGGCGCTACCACTCACTGGGCCTGTTTCCCATG GATTCCTTGGCAGCAGAGATTGAGGGAACGATGCGCAAGGAGCTGCAGTTGGAAGAGGCCGAGTCTCCAGACATCAC TCACCAGAAGCGTGTCTTTGAGACAGTAAGAAACATCAACCAGGTTGTCAAGCAGAGATCTCTGACCCCTTCTCCCATGAACATCCCCGGCTCCAACCAGTCCTCGGCCATGAACTCCCTCCTGTCCAGCTGCGTCAGCACCCCCCGGTCCAGCTTCTACGGCAGCGACATAGGCAACGTCGTCCTCGACAACAAGACCAACAGCATCATTCTGGAAACAGAGGCAGCCGACCTGGG AAACGATGAGCGGAGTAAGAAGCCGGGGACGCCGGGCACCCCAGGCTCCCACGACCTGGAGACGGCGCTGAGGCGGCTGTCCCTGCGCCGGGAGAACTACCTCTCGGAGAGGAGGTTCTTTGAGGAGGAGCAAGAGAGGAAGCTCCAGGAGCTGGCGGAGAAGGGCGAGCTGCGCAGCGGCTCCCTCACACCCACTGAGAGCATCATGTCCCTGGGCACGCACTCCCGCTTCTCCGAGTTCACCGGCTTCTCTGGCATGTCCTTCAGCAGCCGCTCCTACCTGCCTGAGAAGCTCCAGATCGTGAAGCCGCTGGAAG GTTCCGCCACACTTCACCACTGGCAGCAGTTGGCCCAACCTCACCTTGGGGGCATCCTGGACCCCCGGCCCGGTGTGGTCACCAAGGGCTTCCGGACGCTGGATGTTGACCTGGACGAAGTGTACTGCCTTAACGACTTTGAAGAAGATGACACAGGTGACCACATTTCTCTCCCACGCCTAGCTACCTCCACTCCAGTTCAGCACCCAGAGACCTCAGGTGAGAGGTCCCAAGCACGTGTGACTGTCTCAGGCAGCAGAAGTTACCCGAGCCGGCCTCAGGCTTCCCCAGAGGAGATGCAGGAGCCGCCAGCGGCcacggaggaggaggaggaggaggaggaggaggaggggtctGGTGAGGGCACCACGATAAGTCCTGTAAACTTGGCACCTTTCCCGGAGGCAGAGTTTTGGGCCATTCTCACCTCTGTTCCAGGCACCATCCGTAGTGGTTCTCTGTCTGTAGCTTCCGCTCGTCTGTGTGGGTGA
- the TRAK1 gene encoding trafficking kinesin-binding protein 1 isoform 5 (isoform 5 is encoded by transcript variant 5), whose translation MQKFIEADYYELDWYYEECSDVLCAERVGQMTKTYNDIDAVTRLLEEKERDLELAARIGQSLLKKNKTLTERNELLEEQVEHIREEVSQLRHELSMKDELLQFYTSAAEESEPESVCSTPLKRNESSSSVQNYFHLDSLQKKLKDLEEENVVLRSEASQLKTETITYEEKEQQLVNDCVKELRDANVQIASISEELAKKTEDAARQQEEITHLLSQIVDLQKKAKACAVENEELVQHLGAAKDAQRQLTAELRELEDKYAECMEMLHEAQEELKNLRNKTMPNTTSRRYHSLGLFPMDSLAAEIEGTMRKELQLEEAESPDITHQKRVFETVRNINQVVKQRSLTPSPMNIPGSNQSSAMNSLLSSCVSTPRSSFYGSDIGNVVLDNKTNSIILETEAADLGNDERSKKPGTPGTPGSHDLETALRRLSLRRENYLSERRFFEEEQERKLQELAEKGELRSGSLTPTESIMSLGTHSRFSEFTGFSGMSFSSRSYLPEKLQIVKPLEGDHAGPRPLSVLLGDSLWSLIHLRKAGHLCHAYSFFFRDSHPRCWFEFL comes from the exons AAAGAGCGGGATTTAGAATTGGCCGCTCGCATCGGCCAGTCGTTGTTGAAGAAGAACAAGACCCTAACCGAGAGGAACGAGCTGCTGGAGGAGCAGGTGGAACACATCAGGGAGGAG GTGTCTCAGCTCCGGCATGAGCTGTCCATGAAGGATGAGCTGCTTCAGTTCTACACCAGCGCTGCGGAGGAGAGTGAGCCCGAGTCCGTTTGCTCAACCCC GTTGAAGAGGAATGAGTCGTCCTCCTCAGTCCAGAATTACTTTCATTTGGATTCTCTTCAAAAGAAGCTGAAAGACCTTGAAGAGGAGAATGTTGTACTTCGATCCGAG GCCAGCCAGCTGAAGACAGAGACCATCACCTATGAGGAGAAGGAGCAGCAGCTGGTCAATGACTGCGTGAAGGAGCTGA GGGATGCCAATGTCCAGATTGCTAGTATCTCAGAGGAACTGGCCAAGAAGACGGAAGATGCTGCCCGCCAGCAAGAGGAGATCACACACCTGCTATCGCAAATAGTTGATTTGCAGAAAAAGGCAAAAGCT TGCGCAGTGGAAAATGAAGAACTTGTCCAGCATCTGGGGGCTGCTAAGGATGCCCAGCGGCAGCTCACAGCCGAG CTGCGTGAGCTGGAGGACAAGTACGCAGAGTGCATGGAGATGCTGCATGAGGCGCAGGAGGAGCTGAAGAACCTCCGGAACAAAACCATGCCCAATACCACGTCTCGGCGCTACCACTCACTGGGCCTGTTTCCCATG GATTCCTTGGCAGCAGAGATTGAGGGAACGATGCGCAAGGAGCTGCAGTTGGAAGAGGCCGAGTCTCCAGACATCAC TCACCAGAAGCGTGTCTTTGAGACAGTAAGAAACATCAACCAGGTTGTCAAGCAGAGATCTCTGACCCCTTCTCCCATGAACATCCCCGGCTCCAACCAGTCCTCGGCCATGAACTCCCTCCTGTCCAGCTGCGTCAGCACCCCCCGGTCCAGCTTCTACGGCAGCGACATAGGCAACGTCGTCCTCGACAACAAGACCAACAGCATCATTCTGGAAACAGAGGCAGCCGACCTGGG AAACGATGAGCGGAGTAAGAAGCCGGGGACGCCGGGCACCCCAGGCTCCCACGACCTGGAGACGGCGCTGAGGCGGCTGTCCCTGCGCCGGGAGAACTACCTCTCGGAGAGGAGGTTCTTTGAGGAGGAGCAAGAGAGGAAGCTCCAGGAGCTGGCGGAGAAGGGCGAGCTGCGCAGCGGCTCCCTCACACCCACTGAGAGCATCATGTCCCTGGGCACGCACTCCCGCTTCTCCGAGTTCACCGGCTTCTCTGGCATGTCCTTCAGCAGCCGCTCCTACCTGCCTGAGAAGCTCCAGATCGTGAAGCCGCTGGAAGGTGATCACGCGGGGCCTCGGCCCCTCTCTGTCCTCCTGGGGGACTCCCTTTGGTCCCTGATCCACCTGCGGAAGGCGGGGCACCTCTGTCACGCCTACTCCTTTTTCTTCCGCGACAGCCACCCGCGCTGCTGGTTTGAGTTCCTCTGA
- the TRAK1 gene encoding trafficking kinesin-binding protein 1 isoform 11 (isoform 11 is encoded by transcript variant 12): MSLRDKGGEEECFEYDCQDEERKPTHRQHDTQDLLEEVLCAERVGQMTKTYNDIDAVTRLLEEKERDLELAARIGQSLLKKNKTLTERNELLEEQVEHIREEVSQLRHELSMKDELLQFYTSAAEESEPESVCSTPLKRNESSSSVQNYFHLDSLQKKLKDLEEENVVLRSEASQLKTETITYEEKEQQLVNDCVKELRDANVQIASISEELAKKTEDAARQQEEITHLLSQIVDLQKKAKACAVENEELVQHLGAAKDAQRQLTAELRELEDKYAECMEMLHEAQEELKNLRNKTMPNTTSRRYHSLGLFPMDSLAAEIEGTMRKELQLEEAESPDITHQKRVFETVRNINQVVKQRSLTPSPMNIPGSNQSSAMNSLLSSCVSTPRSSFYGSDIGNVVLDNKTNSIILETEAADLGNDERSKKPGTPGTPGSHDLETALRRLSLRRENYLSERRFFEEEQERKLQELAEKGELRSGSLTPTESIMSLGTHSRFSEFTGFSGMSFSSRSYLPEKLQIVKPLEGSATLHHWQQLAQPHLGGILDPRPGVVTKGFRTLDVDLDEVYCLNDFEEDDTGDHISLPRLATSTPVQHPETSAHHPGKCMSQTNSTFTFTTCRILHPSDELTRVTPSLNSAPTPACGSTSHLKSTPVATPCTPRRLSLAESFTNTRESTTTMSTSLGLVWLLKERGISAAVYDPQSWDRAGRGSLLHSYTPKMAVIPSTPPNSPMQTPTSSPPSFEFKCTSPPYDNFLASKPASSILREVREKNVRSSESQTDVSVSNLNLVDKVRRFGVAKVVNSGRAHVPTLTEEQGPLLCGPPGPAPALVPRGLVPEGLPLRCPTVTSAIGGLQLNSGIRRNRSFPTMVGSSMQMKAPVTLTSGILMGAKLSKQTSLR, encoded by the exons AAAGAGCGGGATTTAGAATTGGCCGCTCGCATCGGCCAGTCGTTGTTGAAGAAGAACAAGACCCTAACCGAGAGGAACGAGCTGCTGGAGGAGCAGGTGGAACACATCAGGGAGGAG GTGTCTCAGCTCCGGCATGAGCTGTCCATGAAGGATGAGCTGCTTCAGTTCTACACCAGCGCTGCGGAGGAGAGTGAGCCCGAGTCCGTTTGCTCAACCCC GTTGAAGAGGAATGAGTCGTCCTCCTCAGTCCAGAATTACTTTCATTTGGATTCTCTTCAAAAGAAGCTGAAAGACCTTGAAGAGGAGAATGTTGTACTTCGATCCGAG GCCAGCCAGCTGAAGACAGAGACCATCACCTATGAGGAGAAGGAGCAGCAGCTGGTCAATGACTGCGTGAAGGAGCTGA GGGATGCCAATGTCCAGATTGCTAGTATCTCAGAGGAACTGGCCAAGAAGACGGAAGATGCTGCCCGCCAGCAAGAGGAGATCACACACCTGCTATCGCAAATAGTTGATTTGCAGAAAAAGGCAAAAGCT TGCGCAGTGGAAAATGAAGAACTTGTCCAGCATCTGGGGGCTGCTAAGGATGCCCAGCGGCAGCTCACAGCCGAG CTGCGTGAGCTGGAGGACAAGTACGCAGAGTGCATGGAGATGCTGCATGAGGCGCAGGAGGAGCTGAAGAACCTCCGGAACAAAACCATGCCCAATACCACGTCTCGGCGCTACCACTCACTGGGCCTGTTTCCCATG GATTCCTTGGCAGCAGAGATTGAGGGAACGATGCGCAAGGAGCTGCAGTTGGAAGAGGCCGAGTCTCCAGACATCAC TCACCAGAAGCGTGTCTTTGAGACAGTAAGAAACATCAACCAGGTTGTCAAGCAGAGATCTCTGACCCCTTCTCCCATGAACATCCCCGGCTCCAACCAGTCCTCGGCCATGAACTCCCTCCTGTCCAGCTGCGTCAGCACCCCCCGGTCCAGCTTCTACGGCAGCGACATAGGCAACGTCGTCCTCGACAACAAGACCAACAGCATCATTCTGGAAACAGAGGCAGCCGACCTGGG AAACGATGAGCGGAGTAAGAAGCCGGGGACGCCGGGCACCCCAGGCTCCCACGACCTGGAGACGGCGCTGAGGCGGCTGTCCCTGCGCCGGGAGAACTACCTCTCGGAGAGGAGGTTCTTTGAGGAGGAGCAAGAGAGGAAGCTCCAGGAGCTGGCGGAGAAGGGCGAGCTGCGCAGCGGCTCCCTCACACCCACTGAGAGCATCATGTCCCTGGGCACGCACTCCCGCTTCTCCGAGTTCACCGGCTTCTCTGGCATGTCCTTCAGCAGCCGCTCCTACCTGCCTGAGAAGCTCCAGATCGTGAAGCCGCTGGAAG GTTCCGCCACACTTCACCACTGGCAGCAGTTGGCCCAACCTCACCTTGGGGGCATCCTGGACCCCCGGCCCGGTGTGGTCACCAAGGGCTTCCGGACGCTGGATGTTGACCTGGACGAAGTGTACTGCCTTAACGACTTTGAAGAAGATGACACAGGTGACCACATTTCTCTCCCACGCCTAGCTACCTCCACTCCAGTTCAGCACCCAGAGACCTCAG CGCACCATCCTGGGAAGTGCATGTCTCAGACCAACTCCACCTTCACCTTCACCACCTGTCGCATCCTGCATCCTTCAGATGAGCTCACTCGGGTCACACCAAG CCTTAACTCAGCCCCAACTCCAGCTTGTGGCAGCACCAGCCACTTGAAATCCACGCCGGTGGCCACACCATGCACTCCACGGAGACTGAGCCTGGCTGAGTCCTTCACTAACACCCGTGAGTCCACGACCACCATGAGCACATCCCTGGGGCTCGTGTGGCTGTTGAAGGAGCGGGGCATTTCTGCTGCCGTGTACGACCCCCAGAGCTGGGACAGGGCCGGCCGGGGCTCCCTCCTGCACTCCTACACGCCCAAGATGGCTGTGATCCCCTCTACTCCGCCGAACTCGCCTATGCAGACACCCAcatcctccccaccctccttTGAGTTCAAGTGCACGAGCCCTCCCTACGACAATTTCCTGGCTTCCAAGCCAGCCAGCTCCATCCTGAGGGAAGTGAGAGAAAAGAACGTCCGCAGCAGCGAGAGCCAGACCGACGTGTCCGTCTCCAACCTCAACCTCGTGGACAAAGTCAGGAGGTTTGGGGTGGCCAAAGTGGTGAACTCAGGGCGAGCCCATGTCCCCACCTTGACTGAGGAGCAGGGACCCCTCCTCTGTGGGCCCCCGGGGCCAGCACCAGCCCTTGTTCCCAGAGGCCTGGTACCTGAGGGCCTGCCCCTCAGATGCCCCACTGTCACCAGTGCCATCGGTGGGCTGCAGCTCAATAGTGGCATCCGGCGGAATCGCAGCTTCCCCACCATGGTGGGATCTAGCATGCAGATGAAAGCTCCTGTGACTCTCACCTCGGGCATCTTGATGGGTGCTAAGCTCTCCAAACAAACTAGCTTACGGTGA